In Puntigrus tetrazona isolate hp1 chromosome 24, ASM1883169v1, whole genome shotgun sequence, a genomic segment contains:
- the spsb3b gene encoding SPRY domain-containing SOCS box protein 3, with translation MSWNKYVVSENVQETEATPLTTLDPEEKPAAGSQSEGSSTGYEPVTVCVPAELPPVVPVTGESFCQCPAQTELSSDAQISPYTLSCTCGEEEQGCDWVWDEESKSSSVSLSCSKRRVIFHSEYSCGTAAVRGAKPLSDGQHFWEIKMTSPVYGTDMMVGVGTSEVNLDQFKHSFCSLLGTDEDSWGLSYTGHLHHKGSKVNFSSRFGQGSIIGVHLDSWHGTLSFYKNRRFIGIAVTHLQNKRLYPMVCSTTAKSSMKLIRSHSAPTSLQYLCCTQLRKMLPNCADALRVLPLPPGLRLLLSNQLGWVLSLGCADACARSGEDKATQTDGGGELR, from the exons ATGTCTTGGAACAAGTATGTTGTCAGTGAGAATGTCCAGGAGACGGAAGCCACGCCCCTCACGACCCTCGACCCAGAGGAGAAGCCGGCTGCGGGATCACAG TCGGAGGGCAGCTCTACAGGGTACGAGCCGGTGACGGTGTGTGTTCCTGCCGAGCTGCCGCCGGTGGTGCCCGTGACGGGAGAGTCCTTCTGCCAGTGTCCGGCTCAGACAGAGCTCAGCTCAGACGCCCAGATCAGCCCGTACACCCTCAGCTGCACCTGCGGAGAGGAAGAACAGG GATGTGACTGGGTTTGGGACGAGGAGAGCAAATCGTCCTCTGTGTCTCTGAGCTGCTCAAAGCGGAGGGTGATCTTCCACTCGGAGTACAGCTGTGGAACCGCCGCCGTCCGGGGAGCCAAGCCTCTCAGCGACGGGCAGCACTTCTGGGAGATCAAGATGACCTCTCCCGTCTACGGCACGGATATG ATGGTTGGCGTCGGGACGTCGGAAGTGAACCTGGATCAGTTCAAACACAGCTTCTGCAGCCTGCTGGGCACGGATGAGGACAGCTGGGGTCTGTCCTACACAg GTCACCTACACCACAAGGGGTCAAAGGTTAACTTCTCGTCACGATTCGGTCAAGGGTCTATAATCGGGGTCCATCTGGACAGCTGGCACGGCACCCTGAGCTTCTACAAGAACCGCCGCTTCATCG GCATAGCAGTCACTCACTTGCAGAACAAGCGTCTGTATCCGATGGTGTGCTCGACCACGGCCAAGAGCAGCATGAAGCTGATCCGCTCGCATTCGGCTCCCACCTCGTTACAGTACCTGTGCTGCACTCAGCTGCGCAAAATGCTGCCCAACTGCGCAGACGCTCTGCGGGTGCTCCCTCTGCCGCCGGGCCTGCGTCTGCTGCTGTCTAACCAGCTGGGCTGGGTGCTGAGCCTCGGCTGCGCGGACGCCTGCGCACGCAGCGGGGAAGACAAGGCCACGCAAACAGACGGCGGCGGCGAACTGCGATGA